In one window of Rhodanobacter sp. FDAARGOS 1247 DNA:
- a CDS encoding N-acetylornithine carbamoyltransferase has product MALRHFITTQDYSRTEIDALLEQAASFKRSPRGQQLAGKSIALLFFNPSMRTRTSFELGAFQLGGHAIVLAPGKDAWPIEFEVGSVMDGDTEEHIAEVARVLSRYVDLIAVRAFPKFQDWAVDRQDKVVKAFAQYATVPVINMETITHPCQELAHALAMKEHLGDLTRKKYVLTWTYHPKPLNTAVANSALLIATKMGMDVTLLCPTPDYVLDERYMAFGRLNAEQNGGSLKVSHDIEEAYAGADVVYAKSWGALPFFGQWDKEKPIREANRHFMVDEAKMALTNHGLFSHCLPLRRNIKATDAVMDAPYCIAIDEAENRLHVQKAVMASLIGQG; this is encoded by the coding sequence ATGGCTCTACGGCATTTCATCACCACCCAGGATTACAGCCGCACCGAGATCGACGCGCTGCTGGAACAGGCGGCATCGTTCAAGCGTTCCCCGCGTGGCCAGCAACTGGCCGGCAAGTCGATCGCCTTGCTGTTCTTCAATCCGTCGATGCGTACCCGCACCAGCTTCGAGCTGGGTGCATTCCAGCTGGGTGGGCACGCCATCGTGCTGGCGCCGGGCAAGGATGCGTGGCCGATCGAGTTCGAGGTGGGCAGCGTGATGGATGGCGACACCGAGGAGCACATCGCCGAGGTGGCGCGCGTGCTGAGCCGCTACGTCGACCTGATCGCGGTGCGCGCCTTCCCGAAATTCCAGGACTGGGCGGTGGACCGGCAGGACAAGGTGGTCAAGGCCTTCGCCCAGTACGCCACCGTGCCGGTGATCAATATGGAAACCATCACCCATCCCTGCCAGGAGCTGGCCCACGCGCTGGCGATGAAGGAGCACCTGGGCGACCTCACCAGGAAGAAGTACGTGCTGACCTGGACCTACCACCCGAAACCGTTGAACACCGCGGTAGCGAACTCGGCGCTGCTGATCGCGACGAAGATGGGCATGGACGTGACCTTGCTGTGCCCCACGCCCGACTACGTGCTCGACGAGCGCTACATGGCGTTTGGCCGTCTGAACGCCGAGCAGAACGGCGGTTCGCTGAAGGTCAGCCACGACATCGAGGAAGCCTATGCCGGCGCCGACGTGGTCTACGCCAAGAGCTGGGGCGCGTTGCCGTTCTTCGGCCAGTGGGACAAGGAGAAGCCGATCCGCGAGGCGAACAGGCACTTCATGGTGGACGAGGCAAAGATGGCGCTGACCAACCACGGCTTGTTCAGCCACTGCCTGCCGCTGCGCCGGAACATCAAGGCCACCGACGCGGTGATGGATGCGCCGTACTGCATCGCCATCGACGAGGCCGAGAACCGCCTGCACGTGCAGAAGGCGGTGATGGCGTCGCTGATCGGGCAGGGCTGA
- a CDS encoding FMN-binding negative transcriptional regulator: protein MYTPKHFQETRSEALHGLIRAYPFATVVTHGAGGLAANHLPFELVDGVLHGHVARGNELAQQDGAEVLLVFQGPDGYISPNWYPSKHETGREVPTWNYAVVHVHGRLKVIDDAAWLRRLLETLTDHHEAGQPQPWKITDAPEDHIEKSLRAIVGLEISIDRIEGKFKLSQNHPARNRAGVIAGLRERDGDGDVELAALMTQQEPTP, encoded by the coding sequence ATGTACACGCCGAAGCATTTCCAGGAAACGCGGAGCGAGGCCTTGCACGGGCTGATCCGGGCGTATCCGTTCGCCACCGTGGTGACCCACGGGGCCGGCGGGCTGGCGGCCAATCACTTGCCATTCGAACTGGTCGATGGCGTGCTGCATGGCCATGTCGCGCGCGGCAACGAGCTGGCGCAGCAGGACGGCGCCGAGGTGCTGCTGGTGTTCCAGGGTCCGGACGGCTACATCAGTCCGAACTGGTATCCGAGCAAGCACGAGACCGGGCGCGAGGTGCCGACGTGGAACTACGCGGTGGTGCACGTGCATGGTCGCTTGAAAGTGATCGATGACGCGGCCTGGCTGCGCCGGCTGCTGGAGACGCTGACCGACCACCATGAGGCGGGCCAACCACAGCCATGGAAGATCACGGATGCGCCGGAAGACCACATCGAGAAGTCGCTGCGCGCCATCGTCGGTCTCGAAATCAGCATCGACCGCATCGAAGGCAAGTTCAAGTTGAGCCAGAACCATCCCGCGCGCAATCGCGCCGGCGTGATCGCCGGGCTGCGCGAGCGCGACGGCGATGGCGACGTGGAGCTGGCCGCACTGATGACCCAACAGGAGCCAACGCCGTGA
- a CDS encoding OsmC family protein, with amino-acid sequence MTHQHHYRVDVEWTGNLGTGTDGYRNYSREHVIRIAGKPELAGSSDPTFRGDATRHNPEDMLVTALSTCHMLSYLHMATVAGVVVTAYTDAAEGTMATEGDGGRFVEVVLRPVVTISAASDPAKAEAAHDAAHHACFIANSVNFPVRCEPRIVVASD; translated from the coding sequence GTGACTCATCAACATCACTATCGCGTCGACGTGGAGTGGACCGGAAACCTCGGGACAGGCACCGACGGCTACCGCAACTATAGCCGCGAGCACGTGATCCGCATCGCGGGGAAACCCGAGCTGGCCGGCTCGTCCGATCCGACCTTCCGCGGCGACGCCACCCGGCACAATCCCGAAGACATGCTGGTCACCGCATTGTCCACCTGCCACATGCTGTCCTACCTGCACATGGCCACCGTGGCCGGCGTGGTGGTGACCGCTTACACCGATGCCGCCGAAGGCACGATGGCCACCGAAGGCGACGGCGGTCGCTTCGTGGAGGTAGTGCTGCGTCCCGTGGTGACGATCAGCGCCGCCAGCGATCCGGCCAAGGCCGAGGCCGCTCACGATGCCGCGCACCATGCCTGCTTCATCGCCAACTCCGTGAATTTCCCGGTGCGCTGCGAGCCGCGCATCGTCGTCGCATCCGACTGA
- a CDS encoding argininosuccinate synthase, with translation MSKDIVLAFSGGLDTSFCVPYLQAQGWAVHTVFADTGGVDAEERAFIEARAQELGVASHVTVDGGPAIWSGFVKPFVWAGEGYQGQYPLLVSDRYLIVEAALKRAAELGTKAIAHGCTGMGNDQVRFDLAVKALGDYQIVAPIREIQKEHTQTRAYEQKYLEERGFGVRAKQQAYTINENLLGLTMSGGEIDQWQAPGAGAVGWCKPRAEWPSDPLRVKIGFVGGEAVTLDGEKIAGHAMLAKLNHLFAQYGVGRGLYTGDTTIGLKGRIIFEAPGLTALLTAHRALEEAVLSKQQNRFKPEVARKWVELVYEGFFHDPLKTDLEAFLASSQSTVNGTVTLETNGGSVGAVAVESKHILNAKGATYAQSADWGVEEAEGFIKLFGMSSTLWAEVNRG, from the coding sequence ATGAGCAAAGACATCGTCCTCGCCTTCTCCGGCGGCCTCGACACCAGCTTCTGCGTGCCCTACCTGCAGGCGCAGGGCTGGGCCGTGCACACCGTGTTCGCCGATACCGGCGGCGTGGATGCCGAGGAGCGGGCCTTCATCGAGGCCCGCGCGCAAGAACTGGGCGTGGCCAGCCACGTCACCGTCGATGGCGGTCCGGCGATCTGGTCCGGCTTCGTCAAGCCGTTCGTGTGGGCGGGCGAGGGCTACCAGGGCCAGTACCCGCTGCTGGTCTCCGATCGCTACCTGATCGTCGAGGCCGCGCTGAAGCGCGCCGCCGAGCTGGGCACCAAGGCGATCGCGCATGGCTGCACCGGCATGGGCAACGACCAGGTGCGTTTCGACTTGGCGGTGAAGGCGCTGGGCGACTACCAGATCGTGGCGCCGATCCGCGAGATCCAGAAGGAGCACACGCAGACGCGCGCCTATGAGCAGAAATACCTGGAAGAGCGCGGCTTCGGCGTGCGCGCCAAGCAGCAGGCCTACACCATCAACGAGAACCTGCTGGGCCTGACCATGTCCGGCGGCGAGATCGACCAGTGGCAGGCGCCCGGCGCTGGCGCGGTGGGCTGGTGCAAGCCGCGTGCCGAATGGCCGTCCGACCCGCTGCGGGTGAAGATCGGTTTCGTGGGCGGTGAAGCGGTGACGCTGGACGGCGAGAAGATCGCCGGGCATGCGATGCTGGCGAAATTGAACCATCTGTTCGCCCAGTACGGCGTGGGCCGCGGCCTTTACACCGGCGACACCACGATCGGCCTGAAGGGCCGCATCATCTTCGAGGCGCCGGGCCTGACCGCGCTGCTCACCGCGCACCGCGCCCTGGAAGAAGCGGTGCTCAGCAAGCAGCAGAACCGCTTCAAGCCCGAGGTGGCGCGCAAGTGGGTGGAGCTGGTCTACGAAGGCTTCTTCCACGACCCGCTGAAGACCGATCTGGAGGCGTTCCTGGCCTCCAGCCAATCCACCGTCAACGGCACGGTGACGCTGGAAACGAACGGCGGCAGCGTCGGCGCGGTGGCCGTCGAGTCGAAGCACATCCTCAACGCCAAGGGTGCCACCTACGCCCAGTCGGCCGACTGGGGTGTGGAAGAGGCCGAGGGCTTCATCAAGCTGTTCGGCATGAGCAGCACGCTGTGGGCCGAGGTCAATCGCGGATGA
- a CDS encoding acetylornithine deacetylase, with protein MSALLDATLEHLRALVGFDTRNPPRAIDTGGIFDYLRAQLPGFVVTVTDFGAGAVALHAVRGEPKYLFNVHLDTVPDSPAWTADPHALRVTADRAIGLGACDIKGAAAALLAVANASDGPLALLFSTDEEANDPRCIAGFLRDAHAYEAVIVAEPTRGEAVLAHRGIQSVLMRFAGHAGHASGEQQPSDSALHQAMRWGNAALDFVAAQSHERFGGLTGLRFNIGRVEGGIKANMIAPAAEVRFGFRALPTMDPDQLLARFRTLVEPQPVEFTETFRGASLPAGDTANAEANRLVARDLADELGIPVGNAVDFWTEAALFSAAGYTAFVYGPGDIAQAHSADEWVALDQLQHYAEVIHRIVESKIA; from the coding sequence ATGAGCGCGCTGCTGGACGCCACCCTGGAGCACCTGCGGGCGCTGGTCGGTTTCGACACGCGCAATCCGCCGCGCGCGATCGACACCGGCGGCATCTTCGACTACCTGCGTGCGCAGCTGCCCGGCTTCGTGGTCACGGTGACCGACTTCGGCGCCGGTGCGGTGGCGCTGCATGCGGTGCGCGGCGAGCCGAAATACCTGTTCAACGTGCATCTGGACACGGTGCCGGATTCGCCGGCGTGGACGGCCGATCCGCATGCGTTGCGGGTGACCGCGGATCGCGCGATCGGCCTCGGTGCCTGCGACATCAAGGGTGCGGCGGCCGCGTTGCTGGCGGTGGCCAATGCCAGCGACGGCCCGCTGGCGCTGCTGTTTTCCACCGACGAGGAAGCGAACGACCCGCGCTGCATCGCCGGCTTCCTGCGCGATGCGCATGCCTACGAGGCGGTGATCGTGGCCGAGCCGACCAGGGGCGAGGCGGTGCTGGCGCATCGTGGTATCCAGTCGGTGCTGATGCGCTTCGCGGGCCACGCCGGCCATGCTTCGGGCGAGCAGCAGCCCAGCGACAGCGCGCTGCACCAGGCGATGCGCTGGGGCAATGCGGCACTGGATTTCGTGGCGGCGCAGTCGCACGAGCGCTTCGGCGGACTCACCGGCCTGCGCTTCAACATCGGCCGGGTCGAGGGCGGCATCAAGGCGAACATGATCGCGCCCGCGGCGGAAGTGCGCTTCGGTTTCCGTGCGCTGCCGACGATGGACCCGGACCAGTTGCTCGCGCGCTTCCGCACGTTGGTCGAGCCGCAGCCGGTGGAGTTCACCGAAACCTTCCGCGGCGCCTCGCTGCCCGCCGGCGACACGGCGAACGCAGAGGCGAACCGGCTGGTCGCCCGCGATCTCGCCGACGAGCTGGGCATTCCGGTGGGCAACGCGGTGGACTTCTGGACCGAGGCGGCGCTGTTCTCCGCCGCCGGCTACACCGCCTTCGTCTACGGCCCCGGCGACATCGCCCAGGCCCACAGCGCCGACGAATGGGTCGCGCTGGATCAGTTGCAGCATTACGCAGAGGTCATTCACCGGATCGTGGAAAGCAAAATCGCATGA
- a CDS encoding acetylglutamate kinase: protein MSTGNHTRKTIVRLLSSMGSAKEIQQYLKRFSEVDAKRFAVVKVGGAVLRDELADLASSLTFLQQVGLTPIVLHGAGPQLDEELAAAGIEKQTINGLRVTSPKALGIVRRVFMQQNLKLVEALQSMDTRATAVPSGVFLASYLDRDTYGMVGKVDSINLAPIEASLRANSIPVIASLGETDEGQILNVNADVAANELVRMLQPYKIVFLTGTGGLLDEHGKLIDSINLSTEFDHLMAQPWINGGMRLKIEQIADLLADLPLTSSVSITRPAELAKELFTHKGSGTLVRRGEKVLTFDSWDGIDLARMRTLIESSFGRALVPDYFERTKPLRIYVSENYRAAMILTEEDGLPYLDKFAVLDDAQGEGLGRAVWQVMREENPRLFWRSRHGNQVNIFYYAESDGCIKQPRWKVFWYGIEDLDTIFRCVAHCAQRQPTLVD, encoded by the coding sequence ATGAGCACAGGCAACCACACCCGCAAGACCATCGTGCGCCTGCTTTCGAGCATGGGCAGCGCGAAGGAAATCCAGCAATACCTCAAGCGCTTCTCCGAGGTCGACGCCAAGCGCTTCGCCGTGGTCAAGGTCGGCGGTGCAGTGCTGCGCGACGAGCTGGCCGACCTCGCCTCGTCGCTGACCTTCCTGCAGCAGGTGGGGCTGACCCCGATCGTGCTGCATGGCGCCGGCCCGCAACTGGATGAGGAGCTGGCCGCTGCCGGCATCGAGAAGCAGACGATCAACGGCCTGCGCGTGACCTCGCCGAAGGCGCTGGGCATCGTGCGCCGCGTGTTCATGCAGCAGAACCTGAAGCTGGTGGAAGCGCTGCAGTCGATGGACACCCGCGCCACCGCGGTGCCGTCGGGGGTGTTCCTGGCCAGCTACCTGGATCGCGACACCTACGGCATGGTCGGCAAGGTCGACAGCATCAACCTGGCGCCGATCGAGGCCAGCCTGCGCGCGAATTCGATCCCGGTGATCGCCAGCCTCGGCGAGACCGACGAGGGACAGATCCTCAACGTCAACGCCGACGTCGCCGCGAACGAACTGGTACGCATGCTGCAGCCGTACAAGATCGTGTTCCTCACCGGCACCGGCGGCCTGCTCGACGAGCACGGCAAGCTGATCGACTCGATCAACTTGTCGACCGAGTTCGACCACCTGATGGCGCAGCCGTGGATCAACGGCGGCATGCGTCTGAAGATCGAGCAGATCGCCGACCTGCTGGCCGATTTGCCGTTGACGTCATCGGTGTCGATCACCCGGCCGGCGGAACTGGCCAAGGAGCTGTTCACCCACAAGGGTTCCGGCACCCTGGTCCGGCGCGGCGAGAAGGTGCTGACGTTCGACTCGTGGGACGGCATTGACCTGGCGCGCATGCGCACGCTGATCGAATCGAGCTTCGGCCGAGCCCTGGTGCCGGATTACTTCGAACGCACCAAGCCGCTTCGCATCTACGTCAGCGAGAACTACCGCGCCGCGATGATCCTCACCGAAGAGGACGGCTTGCCGTACCTGGACAAGTTCGCCGTGCTCGATGACGCCCAGGGCGAAGGCCTGGGCCGGGCGGTGTGGCAGGTGATGCGCGAGGAAAATCCGCGCTTGTTCTGGCGTTCGCGCCACGGCAACCAGGTCAACATCTTCTACTACGCCGAGTCGGACGGCTGCATCAAGCAGCCGCGCTGGAAGGTGTTCTGGTACGGCATCGAGGACCTCGACACGATTTTCCGCTGCGTGGCGCATTGCGCGCAGCGCCAGCCGACACTGGTGGACTGA
- the argC gene encoding N-acetyl-gamma-glutamyl-phosphate reductase, which translates to MTHDKKTIGIVGARGHTGTELIRLIAAHPALELSFVSSRELDGQRVDAHVPEYRGELRYSAPAHEDLPKLGADVVILALPNGKAAACVEAFDQAGVDPIILDLSADYRFDKRWYYGLPELARDQWRGERRISNPGCYATAMQLSIAPLKDLLAAPPVCFGVSGYSGAGTTPSDKNDPEKLRDNLMPYALTGHMHEKEASFQLGVPVEFMPHVAPHFRGLTVTSNLYLSRQLKREEVLQRFHAAYAGERLVTVLDDAPWVSRIAHQHHAEIGGFAMSTDGKRVVVVATLDNLLKGAATQAMQNINRAIGVDEYTAIPVGRSEWRGAKK; encoded by the coding sequence GTGACACACGACAAGAAAACCATTGGCATCGTCGGCGCGCGGGGCCACACCGGCACCGAGCTGATCCGCCTGATCGCGGCGCACCCGGCGCTGGAGCTGAGCTTTGTCTCCTCGCGCGAGCTGGACGGCCAGCGCGTCGACGCCCACGTGCCCGAGTATCGCGGCGAACTGCGTTACAGCGCGCCGGCACACGAGGACCTGCCGAAGCTCGGTGCCGACGTGGTGATCCTGGCCCTGCCCAACGGCAAGGCGGCGGCCTGCGTGGAGGCGTTCGACCAGGCTGGTGTCGATCCGATCATCCTCGACCTCTCCGCCGACTATCGCTTCGACAAGCGCTGGTATTACGGCCTGCCCGAACTCGCCCGCGACCAGTGGCGGGGCGAGCGGCGCATCAGCAACCCCGGTTGCTACGCCACCGCGATGCAGCTTTCCATCGCGCCACTGAAGGATCTGCTGGCAGCCCCGCCGGTATGCTTCGGCGTGTCCGGCTACTCCGGCGCGGGCACCACGCCGTCGGACAAGAACGATCCGGAAAAGCTGCGCGACAACCTGATGCCGTATGCACTTACCGGCCACATGCACGAGAAGGAGGCTTCCTTTCAGCTCGGCGTGCCGGTCGAATTCATGCCGCACGTGGCGCCGCACTTCCGCGGCCTCACCGTCACCAGCAATCTGTACCTCAGCCGTCAGCTGAAGCGCGAGGAAGTGCTGCAGCGCTTTCATGCTGCCTACGCGGGCGAGAGGCTGGTCACCGTCCTGGACGATGCGCCGTGGGTCAGCCGCATCGCCCACCAGCACCACGCCGAGATCGGCGGCTTCGCGATGTCGACCGACGGCAAGCGGGTAGTCGTGGTGGCCACGCTGGACAACCTGCTGAAAGGCGCCGCCACGCAAGCCATGCAGAACATCAACCGCGCGATCGGTGTGGACGAATACACCGCGATACCGGTGGGGAGGAGTGAGTGGAGAGGAGCCAAGAAGTGA
- a CDS encoding argininosuccinate lyase, which yields MTQPLWQKSNIRIDAKIMKFLAGDDVILDREFFLHDITASKAHVEGLANIGVVSADEAAALKCELDALAADFSGGAFVLDERYEDGHSAIEARLTERLGDAGRRVHTGRSRNDQILVATRLWLKDKLVALENHCRAIAEVCLDRAAQPAVPLPGYTHLQRAVVSSTAMWFAGFAEGFIDNALRARQTLALIDANPLGTAAGYGVNLKLDREHTTQALGFARMQVSPIYTQLSRGKFEMAVLEAIGGALLDLRRLAWDLSLFTTAEFNFVQLPSEYTTGSSIMPNKRNPDVIELLRASYASVAAARTEIEQLLSLPSGYQRDLQFSKGSIFHGVRHGLMALELVPDLLARFAWNEAAMRAAIEPAMYATDVAIEQAAAGVPFRDAYRAAAESAVSAGEGRTPESSLAQRVSPGAAADLRLDELAARLAAIARVAD from the coding sequence ATGACCCAGCCCCTCTGGCAAAAATCCAATATCCGCATCGACGCGAAGATCATGAAGTTCCTCGCTGGCGACGACGTGATCCTCGACCGCGAGTTCTTCCTGCACGACATCACCGCCAGCAAGGCGCACGTCGAAGGCCTGGCCAACATCGGCGTGGTCAGCGCCGACGAGGCCGCGGCGCTGAAGTGCGAGCTGGATGCGCTGGCTGCGGATTTCAGCGGCGGCGCCTTCGTGCTGGACGAGCGTTACGAAGACGGCCATTCGGCGATCGAGGCACGCCTCACCGAGCGCCTGGGCGACGCCGGTCGCCGCGTGCACACCGGCCGCAGCCGCAACGACCAGATCCTGGTCGCCACGCGGCTGTGGCTGAAGGACAAGCTGGTCGCGCTGGAAAACCATTGCCGCGCCATCGCTGAGGTCTGCCTCGATCGCGCCGCGCAACCGGCCGTGCCGTTGCCGGGTTACACCCACCTGCAGCGCGCGGTGGTGTCGTCCACCGCGATGTGGTTTGCCGGCTTCGCCGAAGGCTTCATCGACAATGCCCTGCGCGCCCGGCAGACACTGGCGCTGATCGATGCCAACCCGCTGGGTACCGCCGCGGGTTACGGCGTGAACCTGAAGCTCGACCGTGAACACACCACGCAGGCGCTGGGCTTCGCCCGCATGCAGGTCAGCCCGATCTACACCCAGTTGTCGCGCGGCAAGTTCGAGATGGCGGTGCTGGAGGCGATCGGCGGCGCGCTGCTCGATCTGCGCCGGCTGGCCTGGGACCTGTCGCTGTTCACCACCGCCGAATTCAACTTCGTGCAGCTGCCGTCCGAGTACACCACCGGCAGCTCGATCATGCCGAACAAGCGCAACCCCGACGTGATCGAGCTGCTGCGCGCCAGCTACGCCAGCGTGGCTGCCGCGCGCACCGAGATCGAGCAGCTGCTGTCGCTGCCCTCCGGCTACCAGCGCGACCTGCAGTTCTCCAAGGGTTCGATTTTCCACGGCGTGCGCCACGGCCTGATGGCGCTGGAACTGGTGCCTGACTTGCTGGCGCGATTCGCCTGGAACGAAGCGGCCATGCGCGCGGCGATCGAACCGGCGATGTACGCCACCGACGTGGCGATCGAGCAGGCCGCCGCCGGCGTGCCGTTCCGCGACGCGTATCGCGCCGCGGCGGAGTCGGCTGTATCAGCCGGCGAAGGACGTACACCGGAAAGCAGCCTGGCGCAGCGCGTGTCACCTGGTGCGGCCGCCGATCTTCGGCTGGACGAACTGGCCGCGCGACTCGCCGCGATTGCGCGCGTGGCAGACTGA
- a CDS encoding acyltransferase, translated as MSRQHPSNNFDAVRLVAASTVLCAHQAALSGRPEPQPFGLLTLGTMGVLVFFAVSGYLVAQSWDRDPHVLRFAAKRFLRVWPGLAVVTVVAALVLGPLVTQTPLGDYFRSPVTWDYFSQLYFGIRLFLPGVFEHVSFPGVNGSLWTIPIEVRWYGILMLAGLCGLLRPRFRYLLLLLIIGYAAYIFLVFDVQHNPQARFLRPDFGCEYGSYFCYGVLLYHFRDIWRKRGPWMTGALVVAAAGAVALDHGYTALFLLLPWLVIRLGTFSTPVIRRFGRFGDFSYGIYIYAYMLQQLTLSLMGIHHPYWLGLLVSAVCVMVCAVLSWHFVERPALDLKRYLPGALRPAGEETKPDATPSLQGIPGTGASVIALPASGDRAP; from the coding sequence ATGTCACGTCAGCACCCATCCAACAACTTCGACGCGGTGCGGTTGGTGGCTGCATCCACGGTGCTCTGTGCGCATCAGGCCGCATTGAGCGGGCGTCCGGAACCTCAGCCGTTTGGACTGCTGACGCTGGGCACCATGGGCGTCCTCGTGTTTTTCGCGGTCAGTGGCTACCTGGTGGCGCAAAGCTGGGACCGGGACCCGCATGTCCTGCGTTTCGCCGCCAAGCGTTTCCTGAGGGTATGGCCGGGGTTGGCCGTGGTCACGGTCGTCGCGGCACTGGTGCTGGGACCTTTGGTCACGCAGACCCCTCTGGGTGACTACTTTCGCTCACCGGTCACCTGGGACTATTTTTCCCAGCTGTATTTTGGCATTCGCCTGTTCTTGCCTGGAGTATTCGAGCACGTATCGTTTCCGGGGGTGAATGGCTCGCTGTGGACCATTCCGATCGAAGTGCGCTGGTACGGCATTCTCATGCTGGCCGGACTGTGCGGTCTGCTGCGTCCCCGTTTTCGCTACCTGCTGCTGTTGCTGATCATCGGATATGCGGCTTACATCTTCTTGGTCTTCGACGTCCAGCACAATCCCCAGGCACGGTTCCTTCGGCCGGATTTTGGCTGCGAGTACGGCAGTTACTTCTGCTACGGCGTGCTGCTCTACCACTTCCGCGACATTTGGCGCAAACGCGGCCCGTGGATGACTGGCGCGCTCGTGGTGGCTGCCGCCGGAGCGGTGGCGCTGGACCACGGCTATACCGCGCTGTTCCTGCTTTTACCCTGGCTGGTCATCCGCCTTGGCACATTTTCCACCCCGGTGATACGCCGTTTCGGCCGTTTTGGAGACTTCTCCTACGGCATCTACATCTACGCGTACATGCTGCAGCAGCTGACCTTGTCGCTGATGGGCATCCATCACCCGTACTGGTTGGGTCTGCTGGTGTCGGCCGTCTGTGTCATGGTTTGCGCGGTGCTTTCATGGCACTTCGTCGAACGGCCGGCACTGGATCTCAAGCGCTATCTGCCCGGTGCGCTGCGCCCGGCAGGTGAAGAGACCAAGCCGGATGCAACGCCATCGTTGCAGGGCATCCCGGGTACAGGTGCTTCGGTTATTGCATTGCCTGCCTCCGGCGATCGCGCGCCATGA
- the proB gene encoding glutamate 5-kinase encodes MKTSREITSQSLPPWRRAVLKVGSNLLAADGGGLTPRYAEALAGFIAASHADRREVVLVSSGAVAAGRALLRQHASESDGLVARQALAALGQAPMIALWQSLSARPVAQVLLTHDDLRNRRRYLNARATLRELLQLGVLPVINENDTVSVDELKLGDNDNLAAIVAALVDADLLLIASDVDALYSADPRRDPAATPITHVAALTPQILAMAGDSGSVAGTGGMRTKLEAATKAAAAGIATVLFSGREAATVQALRDGQLRGTLIAASSSRMQARKYWLRHASAASGRVRVHAGAARALAGGRVSLLPGGVLDAQGEFHRGDLVEIVDADGRAIARGISQYGAAEVRRLAGRHSREIDGVLGYSYGDEVVHRDDLITMDSPVAPGQEISA; translated from the coding sequence ATGAAGACGTCGCGGGAAATCACCAGTCAGTCTCTGCCGCCGTGGCGCCGCGCCGTGCTGAAGGTGGGCAGCAACCTGCTTGCCGCCGATGGTGGCGGCCTCACGCCGCGCTACGCCGAAGCGCTGGCGGGTTTCATCGCGGCCAGTCATGCCGATCGCCGTGAAGTGGTGCTGGTGTCTTCCGGTGCGGTGGCGGCGGGACGGGCGTTGTTGCGGCAGCATGCGAGCGAAAGCGACGGGTTGGTCGCGCGGCAGGCGCTGGCGGCGCTGGGGCAGGCGCCGATGATCGCGCTGTGGCAGTCGTTGTCCGCGCGGCCGGTGGCGCAGGTGCTGCTGACCCATGACGACCTGCGCAACCGCCGTCGTTACCTCAACGCACGCGCCACGCTGCGCGAGCTGCTGCAGCTTGGCGTGCTGCCGGTGATCAACGAGAACGATACCGTGTCGGTGGACGAGCTGAAGCTTGGCGACAACGACAACCTCGCCGCGATCGTGGCGGCGCTGGTCGACGCCGATCTGTTGCTGATCGCCTCCGACGTCGATGCGCTGTACAGCGCCGACCCGCGCCGCGACCCGGCCGCCACGCCGATCACGCATGTGGCCGCGCTGACGCCGCAGATCCTGGCGATGGCCGGCGACAGCGGCAGCGTGGCCGGCACCGGCGGCATGCGCACGAAACTGGAAGCCGCGACCAAGGCTGCGGCCGCTGGCATTGCCACCGTGCTGTTCAGCGGTCGCGAGGCGGCCACCGTGCAGGCGCTGCGCGACGGCCAGCTGCGCGGCACCCTGATCGCCGCGTCGTCGAGCCGGATGCAGGCACGCAAATACTGGTTGCGCCATGCCTCGGCGGCCAGCGGACGGGTTCGCGTCCACGCGGGCGCGGCGCGCGCACTGGCCGGCGGTCGCGTCTCGCTGTTGCCCGGCGGCGTGCTGGATGCGCAGGGCGAGTTCCATCGCGGCGACCTGGTCGAGATCGTCGATGCCGACGGCCGCGCCATCGCACGCGGCATCAGCCAGTACGGCGCCGCCGAGGTGCGTCGACTGGCCGGCCGGCACAGCCGCGAGATCGACGGGGTGCTCGGCTACAGCTACGGCGACGAAGTGGTGCATCGCGACGACCTCATCACCATGGACAGCCCGGTCGCGCCGGGCCAGGAGATCAGCGCATGA